A window of Micromonospora eburnea genomic DNA:
GGCTACTGCCGGCGAAGGGGAGAACTAGCCATGGCCAAGCAGAAGTGGAAGGACCTCTCTCGGGAGCGACGGGCCGTGATCATCGCCCTAGGTTCGGTTGAGCTGGCGCTCACCGCCACCGCAGCGGCTGATCTTGCCCGGCGGCCAGCCGATCTGGTTCGCGGTCCAAAGCCCCTCTGGTGGCTGGCCATCTTCGTCCAGCCCGTCGGTCCGATGGCGTACCTCACCTGGG
This region includes:
- a CDS encoding PLDc N-terminal domain-containing protein; protein product: MAKQKWKDLSRERRAVIIALGSVELALTATAAADLARRPADLVRGPKPLWWLAIFVQPVGPMAYLTWGRGSSAR